ACCTGGCCGGTGATCTTGCGGGCCAGCGGCTCGGCCACGGCCTCGATCACCACCGAGAAGGCGCCAGCATCCGACACCGCCCTGGCGTCGGCCTCGATCGGTGCCCAGTCCGCCTCTTCCCGGCCCTGCGCCTTGAACGAGCCGATGGTGTTGATCGCCTGTGGCGTCAGGCCGACATGCGCCATCACCGGCACGCCGCGTTCGACCAGGAAGCGGATGGTCTCGGCCATGCGCTGCCCGCCTTCCAGCTTGATGGCGCCGCAGCCGGTCTCCTTCAGCACCCGCGCCGCCGAGGCAAAGGCCTGTTCCTTCGAGGACTCGTAAGAGCCAAACGGCATATCGACCACCACCAGCGCCCGCTTTGAGCCACGCATGACCGCATGGCCCTGCAGGATCATCATGTCGAGCGTCACCGGGATGGTCGTCTCCAGCCCGTGCATGACCATGCCGAGCGAGTCGCCGACCAGAAGCACGTCGCAATGCTGGTCGGCCACGCGGGCGGTATGCGCGTGATACGACGTGAGCATCACGATCGGATCGCCGCCCTTGCGGGCACGAATGTCGGGCGCGGTCAGGCGCCTCATCTCTTGCTGGACGGACACAGGTGCTACTCCCCGGCAGGGCGTTGTCGGGAATGCGGTTAGCGGATTAGCAGCGGAATGGGAAGGGTGCGGGCAAATGCACCCTTCCCATTCTGCCGTTGCGAGCGCAGTCCGTGTAGCGGCTGGTCACACTGTCAAATCCTTCGCCAAGGCGGCTTTGGTTGAAAGCGAGTCTTCAGGCTTTCAACAAAATGCGAAACACGCGCTGAGACGCCGCGACGCGTCGGCACCAAAGCCAGAATGTCGGCGCCTTCGAACTCATATCCAACAAACAGCCGGCGCAGTTCGCCACGTTTGACGGATGGCGCCGCG
The genomic region above belongs to Pseudorhodoplanes sinuspersici and contains:
- the panB gene encoding 3-methyl-2-oxobutanoate hydroxymethyltransferase codes for the protein MRRLTAPDIRARKGGDPIVMLTSYHAHTARVADQHCDVLLVGDSLGMVMHGLETTIPVTLDMMILQGHAVMRGSKRALVVVDMPFGSYESSKEQAFASAARVLKETGCGAIKLEGGQRMAETIRFLVERGVPVMAHVGLTPQAINTIGSFKAQGREEADWAPIEADARAVSDAGAFSVVIEAVAEPLARKITGQVPIPTIGIGASPACDGQVLVMEDMLGLTPRVPKFVKRYGDLGPGIEKAIASYAEEVRSRAFPAADHVYGMKPKKG